A single window of Providencia alcalifaciens DNA harbors:
- the nuoF gene encoding NADH-quinone oxidoreductase subunit NuoF: protein MTNFSANPVIRTAETHPLTWRLRDDAQPVWLDEYRSKNGYKGVERALKGMAPDEVVNLVKDAGLKGRGGAGFSTGLKWSLMPKDENMKLRYFLCNADEMEPGTYKDRLLMEQLPHLLVEGMILGAYALKAYRGYIFLRGEYVEAAKHLRRAIEEAKAAGLLGKNILGSGFDFELFVHTGAGRYICGEETALINSLEGRRANPRSKPPFPASSGAWGKPTCVNNVETICNVPAILEHGDQWYIDLSAGKSKDAGTKLMGFSGRVKNPGLWELPFGTTAREVLEDYAGGMRDGLKLKAWQPGGAGTDFLTNDHLDLPMDFENIAKAGSRLGTALAMAVDNEINMVSLVRNLETFFARESCGWCTPCRDGLPWSVKILQALEKGEGQEGDIETLEQLCRFLGPGKTFCAHAPGAVEPLQSAIKYFRGEFEAGISKKDLRNIVQIAGIQPNLLKQRW from the coding sequence ATGACAAACTTCTCCGCAAACCCTGTGATCCGTACTGCGGAAACTCATCCATTAACTTGGCGTCTGCGCGATGACGCGCAGCCAGTCTGGTTAGATGAGTATCGCAGCAAAAACGGATACAAAGGTGTCGAACGTGCCCTCAAAGGCATGGCTCCTGATGAAGTGGTTAACCTTGTCAAAGACGCCGGACTGAAAGGTCGTGGTGGTGCAGGGTTCTCGACGGGTCTGAAGTGGAGCTTAATGCCGAAAGACGAAAACATGAAACTGCGTTACTTCTTATGTAATGCGGATGAAATGGAGCCGGGCACTTACAAAGACCGTTTACTGATGGAACAACTGCCACACTTATTAGTGGAAGGGATGATCCTCGGGGCTTACGCATTAAAAGCCTACCGTGGTTATATCTTCTTACGTGGTGAGTATGTTGAAGCGGCGAAACATTTACGTCGCGCCATCGAAGAAGCCAAAGCCGCGGGCTTATTAGGTAAAAACATTCTCGGTTCTGGTTTTGATTTTGAGCTATTTGTGCATACCGGGGCTGGTCGTTATATCTGTGGGGAAGAAACCGCACTGATTAACTCCCTTGAAGGCCGTCGTGCAAACCCACGCTCTAAGCCACCATTCCCTGCAAGTTCAGGTGCATGGGGTAAACCGACCTGCGTTAATAACGTCGAAACTATCTGTAACGTGCCTGCAATTCTAGAGCACGGTGACCAGTGGTATATCGATTTAAGTGCGGGCAAGAGTAAAGACGCGGGAACTAAGCTGATGGGCTTCTCAGGACGCGTGAAAAATCCGGGTCTGTGGGAACTGCCATTTGGTACAACGGCGCGCGAAGTTTTAGAAGACTACGCGGGCGGTATGCGTGATGGATTAAAACTCAAAGCATGGCAACCGGGTGGTGCAGGAACTGACTTCCTGACCAACGATCACCTCGATTTACCGATGGATTTCGAAAACATCGCGAAAGCAGGCAGCCGTTTAGGTACAGCGCTGGCGATGGCGGTAGATAACGAAATCAATATGGTTTCTTTAGTACGTAACTTAGAAACCTTCTTCGCCCGTGAATCCTGTGGTTGGTGTACACCGTGCCGTGATGGTCTGCCGTGGAGCGTAAAAATTCTACAGGCACTGGAAAAAGGCGAAGGTCAAGAAGGGGATATCGAAACTCTTGAACAACTTTGCCGTTTCTTAGGACCAGGCAAAACGTTCTGTGCACACGCACCGGGTGCGGTTGAGCCATTACAAAGCGCCATCAAATATTTCCGTGGAGAGTTCGAAGCGGGTATCTCGAAAAAAGATCTGCGCAACATCGTGCAGATTGCCGGGATCCAGCCAAACCTGCTCAAGCAGCGTTGGTAA
- the nuoE gene encoding NADH-quinone oxidoreductase subunit NuoE, translating into MHNEQDKQGQCGTGQCGCNSQSDVVNTFEPQANHGFVLTEHERAEIEGEKHHYEDARAASIEALKIVQKNRGWVEDGAIHAIAEVLGIPASDVEGVATFYSQIFRQPVGRHIIRYCDSVVCHITGYQGLEAEIIKQLSIRPGQTTADGRFTLLPTCCLGNCDKGPTMMIDEDTHSHVQPENIQKLLEQYP; encoded by the coding sequence ATGCATAATGAACAAGATAAACAAGGTCAATGTGGCACCGGCCAATGCGGCTGTAACAGTCAATCTGACGTGGTGAATACCTTCGAACCGCAAGCCAATCACGGTTTTGTTTTAACCGAGCATGAGCGTGCGGAAATTGAAGGGGAAAAACACCACTACGAAGATGCCCGCGCGGCGTCAATTGAAGCGCTGAAAATTGTGCAAAAAAATCGTGGCTGGGTCGAAGATGGCGCTATTCATGCTATCGCTGAGGTTTTAGGCATTCCTGCGAGTGACGTAGAAGGCGTGGCAACATTCTATAGCCAAATTTTCCGTCAACCAGTGGGTCGCCACATTATTCGTTATTGCGACAGCGTTGTTTGCCATATTACGGGCTATCAAGGCTTAGAAGCTGAAATTATTAAACAGCTGAGTATTCGCCCAGGCCAAACCACCGCTGATGGTCGCTTTACGCTGCTGCCAACCTGTTGCTTAGGTAACTGTGACAAGGGGCCAACGATGATGATCGATGAAGATACCCACAGTCATGTGCAGCCTGAAAATATTCAAAAGCTACTGGAGCAGTATCCATGA
- the nuoL gene encoding NADH-quinone oxidoreductase subunit L, whose amino-acid sequence MNLLYLTILFPLLGSVLLAFSRGRWSENVSAIIGAGSVGLAALVAFYAGSEFLTHEAGYVYPQMLWTWMSVGNFTIPFSLSLDGLSLTMLGVVTGVGFLIHVYASWYMRGEEGYSRFFTYTNLFIASMVVLVLADNMMLMYLGWEGVGLCSYLLIGFYYTNPDNGKAAMKAFFVTRIGDVFLAIGMFILYNELGTLNFSEMAQRATQLSPEGLSMLNWATLMLLGGAVGKSAQLPLQTWLADAMAGPTPVSALIHAATMVTAGVYLIARTHGLFLLTPDILHLVGVVGAVTLLFAGFAALVQTDIKRVLAYSTMSQIGYMFLALGVQAWDAAIFHLMTHAFFKALLFLSAGSVIIACHHEQNIFKMGGLRKQIPFVYIVMLIGGSALAALPLFTSGFYSKDAILWGAKVDGQTVLLWAGIIGALMTAIYTFRMIFIVFHGEAKIKAHKVKGITHTVPLAILAILATFVGAMIHQPLEGVFPAKPMEAEDGKLFIEAISGGFAIAGLLIATFLYLFRRSIVDAIAKTAIGRFFSTWWYHAWGFDWLYDVIFVKPFKGIAWLLESDPINSLMNIPAHLSRWANKGLAVSENGQIRWYVASLGLGAVLILALLLLV is encoded by the coding sequence ATGAACTTACTCTATTTAACGATTCTGTTCCCGCTGTTAGGGTCTGTGCTTCTCGCATTTTCCCGCGGTCGTTGGTCAGAAAATGTATCCGCGATTATCGGTGCAGGCTCAGTCGGTCTGGCCGCGCTAGTCGCATTTTATGCAGGCTCTGAGTTTTTAACTCATGAAGCTGGGTATGTTTATCCACAAATGTTATGGACTTGGATGTCTGTGGGTAATTTCACTATCCCATTTAGCCTATCTCTTGATGGTCTTTCACTGACCATGTTAGGTGTGGTAACGGGTGTGGGCTTCCTTATTCATGTATATGCCTCTTGGTATATGCGTGGCGAGGAAGGTTACTCACGTTTCTTCACTTACACTAACCTGTTTATCGCGAGCATGGTGGTATTAGTGCTGGCCGATAACATGATGCTGATGTATCTCGGTTGGGAAGGGGTAGGGCTGTGCAGTTATCTGTTGATTGGTTTCTATTACACCAACCCAGATAACGGTAAAGCGGCAATGAAAGCCTTTTTCGTGACCCGTATCGGTGACGTGTTCTTGGCGATCGGCATGTTTATTCTGTACAACGAATTGGGCACCTTAAACTTCAGTGAAATGGCACAACGTGCTACTCAGTTATCTCCAGAAGGCTTATCCATGCTGAACTGGGCAACGCTGATGTTATTAGGCGGTGCGGTCGGTAAATCGGCTCAGCTACCATTACAAACATGGTTAGCCGATGCGATGGCGGGTCCAACCCCAGTTTCTGCGCTGATCCACGCCGCAACCATGGTTACCGCCGGTGTGTACTTAATTGCACGTACTCATGGATTATTCTTGTTAACACCAGACATTCTGCATTTAGTGGGTGTTGTGGGGGCGGTAACGCTGCTGTTTGCAGGTTTTGCAGCACTGGTTCAAACGGATATCAAACGTGTTCTTGCTTACTCTACGATGAGCCAGATTGGTTACATGTTCTTGGCTCTGGGCGTACAAGCATGGGATGCGGCAATTTTCCACTTAATGACTCACGCCTTCTTCAAAGCGTTGCTGTTCCTGTCTGCAGGTTCGGTGATCATCGCGTGTCATCACGAGCAGAACATCTTCAAGATGGGTGGGCTGCGTAAGCAAATTCCATTCGTTTATATTGTGATGTTAATCGGTGGTAGTGCATTGGCCGCGTTGCCTCTGTTTACTTCTGGTTTCTACAGTAAAGATGCCATCTTGTGGGGCGCGAAAGTGGATGGGCAAACTGTGCTGTTATGGGCAGGTATCATCGGTGCATTAATGACCGCAATTTATACCTTCCGAATGATTTTCATCGTCTTCCACGGTGAAGCTAAAATCAAAGCACATAAAGTTAAAGGCATCACTCACACTGTACCACTGGCTATTTTGGCTATCCTCGCGACCTTCGTGGGTGCGATGATCCATCAGCCATTAGAGGGCGTATTCCCTGCAAAACCAATGGAAGCTGAAGACGGTAAACTGTTTATCGAAGCTATCTCGGGTGGTTTTGCTATCGCAGGTCTGTTGATTGCGACGTTCCTCTATCTGTTTAGACGCTCTATCGTTGATGCGATTGCGAAAACAGCGATTGGTCGTTTCTTCTCAACGTGGTGGTACCACGCATGGGGCTTCGACTGGTTGTATGATGTAATTTTTGTAAAACCTTTCAAAGGGATTGCATGGTTACTCGAAAGCGATCCGATTAACTCACTGATGAATATCCCTGCACATCTTTCACGTTGGGCAAATAAAGGGCTAGCAGTGAGTGAAAACGGTCAGATCCGTTGGTATGTTGCCTCTCTGGGGCTGGGTGCAGTGCTGATTCTTGCTCTGCTGCTTTTGGTTTAA
- the nuoG gene encoding NADH-quinone oxidoreductase subunit NuoG, producing MLTMATIYVDGKEYDVNGSENLLQACLSLGLDIPYFCWHPALGSVGACRQCAVKQYQNADDTRGRLVMSCMTPATEGTYISIDDEEAKQFRESVVEWLMTNHPHDCPVCEEGGNCHLQDMTVMTGHTMRKYRFTKRTHVNQDLGPFISHEMNRCIACYRCVRYYKDYADGTDLGVYGAHNYVYFGRTEDGTLESEFSGNLVEVCPTGVFTDKTHSERYNRKWDMQFAPGICQQCSIGCNTSPGERYGELRRIENRYNGSVNHYFLCDRGRFGYGYVNRKDRPRQALLTKDGVQQVVSAIEAMQSGAQIINQAKKVIGIGSPRASVESNYALRALVGAENFYSGISKDEQRRLALMQNILQNGGVYTPTLREIEGYDAVLVLGEDLTQTGARMALSVRQAVKGKAREMAAAQKVADWQIAAIQNIGQHAKYPLFITNVDDTRLDDVAAYNYRAPVADQARFGFAIANMINGDAPAVNDLPADVKAKVETVAQALAGAKKPLIISGSHSASDAMIEAAANVAFALKAKGANVGLSYVASHANSFGLAMMNALPLENAFSRIEANEADVAIVMENDLYRHSSVDAVNSALAKLKHLIVADHQHTDIMDKATLVLPAASFAEADGTLINQEGRAQRFFQVFDPTYYDNSIVMNESWRWMHSLQTETQQRDADWSQLDHVIEECVAALPQFAGIRDTAPKASFRIRGQKLAREPHRYSGRTSMLANKSVHEPRQPQDIDSPFAFSMEGNNQPKAPRQQIPFAWAPGWNSPQAWNKFQAEVGGHLLFGDPGVRLFNSTESKLAYFTEVPAPYQGGEAQWVVAPYYHLFGSDETSQRSDVIQQRMPEPYIMLNAQDAATLGLNAGVKAEFSHAGQTFNLPVRISQHLAVGQIGLPLGMPGIAPVMAGVSVNNLRRGA from the coding sequence ATGCTGACTATGGCTACGATATATGTAGACGGCAAAGAATATGACGTAAACGGGTCTGAAAACCTGTTACAAGCCTGCTTATCGTTGGGGCTAGATATTCCTTATTTTTGCTGGCATCCGGCGCTGGGAAGCGTTGGCGCTTGCCGCCAGTGTGCGGTGAAGCAGTATCAAAACGCGGATGACACTCGTGGTCGCCTCGTGATGTCTTGTATGACACCAGCAACGGAAGGCACTTACATCTCAATCGATGATGAAGAAGCCAAACAATTCCGTGAAAGTGTTGTTGAATGGCTGATGACCAACCACCCACACGACTGTCCAGTCTGTGAGGAAGGCGGTAACTGCCACTTACAAGATATGACGGTGATGACCGGTCATACCATGCGTAAGTATCGTTTTACAAAACGCACTCACGTAAACCAAGATCTCGGTCCATTCATTAGTCATGAAATGAACCGCTGTATTGCGTGTTACCGTTGCGTTCGTTACTACAAAGATTATGCAGATGGCACCGACTTAGGTGTGTATGGCGCGCATAACTATGTCTACTTTGGTCGTACTGAAGACGGCACGCTGGAAAGTGAATTTTCCGGTAACCTCGTCGAAGTGTGCCCAACAGGGGTATTCACTGACAAAACGCACTCAGAACGCTATAACCGTAAATGGGATATGCAATTTGCACCGGGTATCTGCCAACAGTGCAGCATCGGTTGTAACACCAGCCCAGGTGAGCGTTATGGTGAACTACGCCGTATTGAAAACCGCTATAACGGTTCTGTAAACCATTACTTCCTGTGTGACCGTGGTCGCTTCGGTTATGGTTACGTGAACCGTAAAGACCGTCCTCGCCAAGCGCTGTTAACGAAAGATGGCGTACAGCAGGTGGTTTCGGCGATTGAAGCAATGCAAAGCGGTGCGCAGATCATCAATCAAGCGAAGAAAGTGATTGGTATCGGTTCCCCTCGTGCTAGCGTTGAAAGCAACTATGCACTGCGTGCTTTAGTCGGCGCGGAAAACTTCTATTCTGGTATTTCTAAGGATGAACAGCGTCGCTTAGCGCTGATGCAAAACATCCTGCAAAACGGTGGTGTTTACACTCCAACATTGCGTGAAATCGAAGGCTATGATGCGGTGTTAGTTCTGGGTGAAGATTTGACTCAGACGGGCGCACGTATGGCCTTATCTGTTCGCCAAGCGGTGAAAGGTAAAGCCCGTGAAATGGCAGCGGCACAAAAAGTGGCTGACTGGCAAATCGCAGCGATCCAAAACATTGGTCAACACGCTAAGTACCCACTGTTTATCACTAACGTGGATGATACGCGTTTAGATGATGTCGCGGCTTACAACTATCGTGCACCAGTGGCTGACCAAGCGCGTTTCGGCTTTGCGATTGCTAACATGATCAACGGTGATGCACCAGCGGTGAATGATTTACCGGCTGATGTGAAAGCGAAAGTAGAAACCGTGGCTCAAGCTTTAGCGGGTGCGAAGAAACCCCTGATTATCAGTGGTAGCCATAGCGCTAGCGATGCGATGATCGAAGCCGCAGCTAACGTGGCATTTGCGCTGAAAGCGAAGGGTGCGAACGTCGGTCTGTCTTATGTCGCGTCTCATGCCAACAGCTTTGGTCTTGCGATGATGAACGCATTGCCATTAGAAAATGCTTTCTCGCGCATTGAAGCTAACGAAGCTGATGTGGCTATCGTGATGGAAAATGACCTTTACCGTCATAGCTCCGTGGATGCCGTCAATAGCGCATTAGCGAAATTGAAGCACCTGATTGTGGCAGACCATCAGCACACTGACATCATGGATAAGGCGACATTAGTGCTGCCAGCGGCAAGTTTTGCTGAAGCAGACGGTACGCTTATCAACCAAGAAGGTCGTGCTCAACGCTTCTTCCAAGTCTTTGACCCAACTTACTACGATAACAGCATCGTGATGAACGAAAGCTGGCGCTGGATGCATTCACTGCAAACTGAAACGCAGCAACGTGATGCAGATTGGTCGCAATTAGACCACGTTATTGAAGAGTGTGTGGCTGCACTGCCGCAATTTGCAGGTATTAGAGATACAGCACCGAAAGCCTCTTTCCGTATTCGCGGACAGAAACTGGCGCGTGAACCGCATCGTTACAGCGGTCGTACGTCAATGCTGGCAAATAAATCGGTTCATGAACCGCGCCAACCGCAAGATATTGACTCACCATTTGCATTCTCAATGGAAGGGAATAACCAACCGAAAGCACCACGCCAGCAAATTCCATTTGCATGGGCACCGGGCTGGAACTCACCGCAAGCATGGAACAAATTCCAAGCAGAGGTGGGCGGACACTTATTGTTTGGTGATCCGGGCGTGCGCTTATTCAATTCGACAGAAAGCAAATTGGCGTACTTTACCGAGGTTCCTGCGCCTTACCAAGGCGGCGAAGCACAGTGGGTTGTGGCACCTTACTACCATCTGTTTGGTAGTGATGAGACCTCACAACGTTCTGATGTGATCCAGCAGCGTATGCCAGAGCCTTATATCATGTTGAATGCGCAAGATGCGGCGACACTGGGTCTCAATGCTGGCGTGAAAGCTGAGTTTAGTCATGCAGGTCAAACCTTTAATCTGCCAGTGCGCATTAGTCAGCACCTTGCTGTGGGTCAAATCGGTTTACCTCTGGGTATGCCGGGAATCGCTCCAGTGATGGCGGGCGTGTCAGTGAATAATCTGCGGAGGGGCGCATGA
- the nuoJ gene encoding NADH-quinone oxidoreductase subunit J has product MEFTFYIAGLVAVLATLRVITNTNPVHALLYLVVSLLALSMVFFSLGAYFAGALEIIVYAGAIMVLFVFVVMMLNLGRSVQEQERAWLTPKTWIGPAVLSAVLLGILVYGIASLSHQEKTEGVIITAKEVGISLFGPYVLAVELASLLLLAGLVVAFHVGRDRSENSADLVSNSRNAGEKQ; this is encoded by the coding sequence ATGGAATTTACATTTTATATCGCCGGTCTAGTTGCTGTTCTAGCAACTTTGAGGGTGATTACTAATACCAACCCAGTACATGCGCTACTGTATCTGGTGGTTTCTCTGTTGGCGCTGTCAATGGTGTTCTTCTCGCTCGGTGCGTATTTTGCTGGAGCATTGGAGATTATCGTTTACGCTGGTGCCATTATGGTTTTGTTTGTTTTCGTGGTGATGATGTTGAACTTAGGTCGCTCAGTACAAGAACAAGAGCGCGCTTGGTTAACACCGAAAACGTGGATTGGTCCCGCAGTGCTATCTGCTGTTTTACTGGGTATTTTAGTGTATGGGATAGCCAGCCTTTCTCACCAAGAAAAAACGGAAGGTGTGATTATCACCGCGAAAGAAGTGGGTATCAGCTTGTTTGGTCCTTACGTCTTAGCCGTTGAATTAGCATCGTTATTGTTACTCGCGGGTCTGGTTGTTGCTTTCCACGTGGGTCGTGACCGTTCAGAAAACAGCGCTGATCTTGTCAGCAACAGCCGTAATGCGGGGGAGAAACAATGA
- the nuoC gene encoding NADH-quinone oxidoreductase subunit C/D: MMTDQIAQASHNQPEWQTQDHINDPVLLELRNQFGPDAFSVQATRTGMPVVWVRREQLLEIVDFLQKLPKPYVMLFDLHGVDERQRIHRQGLPEADFSVFYHIISIDRNRDIMLKVALNEKDLNVPSVVSLFPNANWYEREVWDMFGITFQGHPNLRRLLMSPSWEGHPLRKDYPARATEFDPFVLTKQKQDLEMEALTFKPEEWGLDRGNENEDFMFLNLGPNHPSSHGAFRIVLQLDGEEIVNCVPDIGYHHRGAEKMGERQSWHSYIPYTDRIEYLGGCVNEMPYILAVEKLAGIEVPDRVKTIRVMMSELFRINSHLLYISTYIQDVGAMTPVFFAFTDRQKVYNVIEAITGFRMHPAWFRIGGVAHDLPRGWDKLLRELLDWLPKRLESYVTSALKNSILKGRSIGVASYTKEEALAWGVTGAGLRATGVDFDVRKARPYSGYENFEFDIPIAHNGDCYDRVMIKVEEMRQSIRILEQCLKNMPEGPFKADHPLTTPPPKERTLQHIETLINHFLQVSWGPVMPANESFQMVEATKGINSYYLTSDGSTMSYRTRIRTPSYAHLQQIPATIRGSLVSDLIVYLGSIDFVMSDVDR, translated from the coding sequence ATGATGACAGATCAGATAGCGCAAGCGAGTCATAATCAGCCAGAATGGCAGACACAAGATCATATTAATGATCCTGTGCTTCTGGAACTGCGCAACCAATTTGGCCCGGATGCCTTTTCAGTTCAAGCAACCCGCACTGGCATGCCAGTGGTTTGGGTACGTCGTGAACAATTACTGGAAATTGTAGATTTCTTACAGAAACTACCTAAACCTTATGTGATGTTGTTCGACTTACACGGAGTCGATGAACGCCAGCGTATTCATCGCCAAGGTCTGCCAGAAGCGGACTTTAGTGTGTTCTACCACATCATTTCCATTGACCGAAACCGCGATATCATGTTGAAAGTGGCTCTTAATGAGAAAGACTTAAACGTGCCATCGGTGGTTTCTTTATTCCCAAATGCCAACTGGTATGAGCGTGAAGTGTGGGACATGTTCGGGATCACCTTCCAAGGTCACCCGAATTTACGTCGCCTACTAATGTCTCCAAGCTGGGAAGGTCACCCGCTGCGTAAAGATTACCCTGCGCGTGCCACGGAATTCGATCCATTTGTTCTGACTAAGCAAAAGCAAGATCTGGAAATGGAAGCATTGACTTTCAAACCAGAAGAGTGGGGCTTAGATCGCGGAAATGAAAACGAAGATTTCATGTTCCTGAACTTGGGTCCAAACCACCCATCTTCTCACGGTGCATTCCGTATCGTGCTGCAATTGGATGGTGAAGAAATTGTTAACTGCGTTCCCGATATCGGCTACCACCACCGTGGTGCAGAGAAAATGGGCGAGCGTCAGTCATGGCATAGCTACATTCCTTATACCGACCGTATCGAATATCTCGGCGGTTGTGTGAATGAAATGCCATATATTCTTGCTGTTGAAAAACTAGCAGGTATCGAAGTACCGGATCGCGTAAAAACTATTCGTGTCATGATGTCTGAACTGTTCCGTATCAACAGCCACCTGCTGTATATCAGTACCTATATTCAAGACGTTGGTGCCATGACACCGGTGTTCTTTGCGTTTACTGATAGACAAAAAGTGTACAACGTCATTGAAGCAATCACCGGTTTCCGTATGCATCCAGCTTGGTTCCGCATCGGTGGGGTTGCTCACGATCTACCGCGCGGCTGGGATAAATTACTGCGTGAATTATTAGACTGGTTACCGAAACGTCTAGAATCCTATGTGACTTCTGCGCTGAAAAACTCCATTTTGAAAGGTCGTTCTATTGGTGTGGCATCTTACACCAAGGAAGAGGCATTAGCGTGGGGCGTGACGGGTGCAGGCTTACGTGCAACGGGTGTGGATTTTGACGTACGTAAAGCACGTCCTTATTCAGGTTATGAAAACTTTGAATTCGACATTCCAATCGCCCATAACGGCGACTGCTATGACCGCGTAATGATCAAAGTGGAAGAGATGCGTCAAAGTATCCGTATTCTTGAGCAATGCCTGAAGAATATGCCAGAAGGTCCATTTAAAGCTGACCATCCACTAACAACGCCGCCGCCGAAAGAGCGCACATTGCAGCATATCGAAACCCTGATCAACCACTTCTTACAAGTGTCTTGGGGCCCGGTAATGCCAGCGAACGAATCATTCCAGATGGTTGAAGCAACCAAAGGGATCAACAGCTACTACCTAACCAGTGACGGCAGCACCATGAGCTACCGTACACGTATTCGTACCCCGAGTTATGCGCACTTGCAGCAAATTCCGGCGACAATCAGAGGTAGCTTGGTTTCTGACTTAATTGTCTATCTGGGTAGTATCGATTTTGTAATGTCGGATGTGGATCGCTAA
- the nuoK gene encoding NADH-quinone oxidoreductase subunit NuoK has protein sequence MIPLQHGLILAAIIFVMGLSCLVIRRNLLFMLIGLEIMVNATALAFVVAGSFWGQPDGQIMYILAITLAAAEASIGLALLLQLHRHRQNLNIDKVSEMRE, from the coding sequence ATGATACCTCTTCAACATGGTCTGATTTTAGCGGCAATTATCTTTGTAATGGGACTGAGCTGTCTTGTTATTCGCCGCAACCTGCTTTTCATGCTGATCGGACTGGAAATCATGGTGAACGCAACGGCATTAGCCTTTGTGGTCGCGGGCAGTTTTTGGGGGCAACCAGATGGTCAGATTATGTATATTCTGGCAATCACTCTGGCGGCAGCGGAGGCGAGTATTGGATTGGCGTTGTTACTGCAACTCCATCGTCATCGTCAAAACCTGAACATTGATAAAGTCAGTGAGATGCGCGAATGA
- the nuoI gene encoding NADH-quinone oxidoreductase subunit NuoI yields the protein MTLKELLVGFATQVRSIWMVGLHAFDKRETQMYPEEPVYLPPRYRGRIVLTRDPDGEERCVACNLCAVACPVGCISLQKAEHEDGRWYPEFFRVNFSRCIFCGLCEEACPTTAIQLTPDFEMADWRRQDLVYEKNDLLISGPGKYPDYNFYRKSGMAIAGKDKGEADNEAKPINVKDLLP from the coding sequence ATGACATTAAAAGAGTTATTGGTCGGTTTCGCCACCCAAGTACGCAGTATTTGGATGGTGGGTCTACATGCGTTCGATAAACGGGAAACGCAAATGTACCCAGAAGAGCCGGTTTATCTGCCACCCCGTTACCGTGGGCGTATCGTGCTAACGCGCGATCCTGACGGTGAAGAGCGTTGTGTTGCGTGTAACTTGTGTGCAGTTGCTTGCCCAGTGGGATGTATCTCACTGCAAAAAGCCGAGCACGAAGATGGACGCTGGTATCCCGAATTTTTCCGCGTGAACTTCTCTCGCTGCATTTTCTGTGGTCTATGTGAAGAGGCTTGCCCAACTACGGCAATCCAATTAACGCCAGACTTCGAAATGGCAGATTGGCGTCGTCAGGATCTGGTTTATGAGAAAAACGATCTGTTGATTTCAGGACCGGGTAAATATCCTGATTATAACTTTTACCGTAAATCAGGTATGGCGATCGCAGGTAAAGATAAAGGCGAAGCGGATAACGAAGCGAAACCTATCAACGTCAAAGACCTGTTGCCGTAA
- the nuoH gene encoding NADH-quinone oxidoreductase subunit NuoH, which translates to MDWISPAVMEVLISILKSVVILLVVVTCGAYMSLGERRILGLFQNRYGPNRVGPFGMGQLIADMFKMLFKEDWIPEFADKKIFTLAPVIAFCSLFLAFAIVPVSPTWHVADLNIGILFFLMMAGLAVYAVLFAGWSSNNKYSLLGAMRASAQTVSYEVFLGLSLMGVVAQAGSFNLIDIVNSQEGMWNVIPQFFGFITFAIAGVAVCHRHPFDQPEAEQEIADGYHVEYSGMKFGLFFVGEYIGIVTVSALIVTLFFGGWHGPFLPAFLWFAIKTAFFMMMFILIRASLPRPRYDQVMSFGWKICLPLTLLNLLGTAAVILYNAQ; encoded by the coding sequence ATGGATTGGATTTCTCCTGCGGTGATGGAAGTCCTGATTTCCATCCTTAAATCCGTTGTTATCTTGCTGGTTGTCGTGACCTGCGGGGCCTACATGAGTCTCGGCGAGCGCCGTATTCTCGGTCTATTCCAGAACCGTTACGGTCCTAACCGTGTGGGTCCATTTGGAATGGGACAACTGATTGCCGACATGTTCAAAATGCTGTTTAAAGAAGACTGGATCCCAGAGTTTGCGGACAAGAAAATCTTTACGCTTGCGCCGGTTATCGCATTTTGTTCTCTGTTCTTAGCGTTTGCCATTGTGCCAGTCAGCCCGACTTGGCACGTTGCTGACCTGAACATCGGGATCTTATTCTTCCTGATGATGGCAGGTCTGGCAGTGTATGCGGTACTGTTCGCCGGTTGGTCAAGTAACAACAAATACTCCTTATTGGGTGCGATGCGTGCATCGGCTCAAACGGTGAGTTATGAAGTGTTCTTAGGCTTGTCACTGATGGGTGTTGTCGCGCAAGCGGGTTCATTCAACTTAATCGATATCGTGAATTCCCAAGAGGGTATGTGGAACGTGATCCCACAATTCTTTGGTTTCATCACGTTTGCGATTGCGGGTGTCGCGGTCTGTCACCGTCACCCATTTGACCAGCCAGAAGCGGAACAAGAGATTGCCGACGGTTACCACGTGGAATATTCCGGTATGAAATTCGGTCTGTTCTTCGTAGGTGAATATATCGGTATCGTGACCGTATCCGCGCTGATTGTAACGCTGTTCTTTGGTGGTTGGCATGGTCCATTCCTGCCTGCTTTCCTGTGGTTTGCGATTAAAACAGCCTTCTTCATGATGATGTTCATCTTGATCCGTGCTTCATTACCGCGCCCACGTTATGACCAAGTAATGTCCTTCGGCTGGAAAATTTGTCTGCCGCTGACACTGCTTAACCTGCTGGGTACCGCAGCAGTGATTTTATACAACGCTCAGTAA